The following proteins are co-located in the Sporosarcina pasteurii genome:
- the nikR gene encoding nickel-responsive transcriptional regulator NikR: MEDSTLKRFGVSMEGSLLRKFDQLVTQKGYSNRSEAVRDLVREAIIEQSSEEDDQLIAGTILLFYNHHQRNLLEEMTTVQHEMHDLIMATTHFHLNHDSCIELIVVQGKASDVRKLSNQLTSLIGVEYGKLTVAPVEKL; encoded by the coding sequence ATGGAAGATTCAACATTAAAAAGGTTTGGAGTGTCAATGGAAGGAAGTTTGCTTCGAAAATTCGATCAGCTTGTCACGCAGAAAGGCTATTCGAATCGTTCGGAGGCTGTCAGAGATCTTGTGCGTGAAGCGATTATCGAGCAATCTTCGGAAGAGGATGACCAGCTAATTGCGGGAACAATATTATTGTTTTATAACCATCATCAGAGGAATTTACTTGAGGAAATGACGACCGTTCAACATGAGATGCATGATTTGATCATGGCAACAACTCATTTTCATCTTAACCATGATAGTTGTATAGAACTGATTGTTGTTCAAGGAAAAGCAAGTGATGTGCGCAAATTAAGTAATCAATTAACGAGTTTAATAGGTGTGGAATATGGGAAGCTAACAGTCGCCCCCGTAGAAAAACTTTAA
- a CDS encoding helix-turn-helix domain-containing protein, whose translation MTHYLKDYAYFTNKFDLDKAASLQKQEHWQEMNQTDRDVLDVIRRYSVKFGAAHLKHYTIEKAIKKSNATVRRAIRKLEKLGIIDRIHYVRPVMNGLGANIYAIKPFKQPSKIEKRVKDNPATVKQARNQERKASNSAEMLPVPTTFLSE comes from the coding sequence ATGACACATTACTTAAAAGACTATGCATATTTTACGAACAAATTTGACTTGGACAAGGCAGCTTCATTGCAAAAACAAGAGCATTGGCAGGAGATGAATCAGACTGATCGTGATGTACTTGACGTGATTCGTCGTTATTCTGTGAAGTTTGGCGCCGCACATTTGAAACATTACACCATTGAAAAGGCAATTAAGAAATCTAACGCTACAGTTCGCCGCGCAATTCGTAAACTGGAGAAGCTTGGTATTATTGATCGTATTCATTATGTCCGTCCTGTCATGAATGGACTCGGTGCGAATATTTATGCGATTAAACCTTTTAAACAACCTTCGAAAATTGAGAAGAGAGTGAAGGATAACCCTGCAACAGTAAAACAAGCACGCAATCAGGAAAGAAAAGCCAGCAATTCTGCTGAAATGCTACCAGTACCTACAACTTTTTTGAGCGAATGA